A window of the Emys orbicularis isolate rEmyOrb1 chromosome 1, rEmyOrb1.hap1, whole genome shotgun sequence genome harbors these coding sequences:
- the LOC135891416 gene encoding ecto-ADP-ribosyltransferase 5-like: MLRPLLIPLMYFCLQTWLGIPQAKGQVELSMMDDAFDDQYIGCAEEMAGIAPGLLEKEKSMSSVFSRVWENSEQKWELVKKEISLPTGFKDEHGRAIIAYTDNYFHSELNKAVRENGISRTHYMASFQFKAFHYYLTRALQLLRERCDVMYNMTVYRGVSVSFKHTGSGHIRFGYFASSSFDIEVAKKFGTATLFTIHTCSGVEIRNFSRFQEEEEVLIPVHEIFNVARGQGSNSFVLRSTNRTCSHFNCAYLGGEKDQTCAYNSATKRGLAFPGELSSSLFRGSIILVHVAALKLFAGF; this comes from the exons ATGCTGAGGCCTCTGCTGATCCCCTTGATGTACTTCTGTCTTCAAACCTGGCTGGGAATCCCTCAG GCAAAAGGTCAGGTGGAGCTGAGCATGATGGATGATGCTTTTGATGACCAATATATAGGATGTGCTGAAGAAATGGCTGGAATTGCACCTGGACTGCTAGAGAAAGAAAAGTCCAtgtcctcagtgtttagcagggTGTGggaaaactcagaacaaaaatggGAACTTGTAAAGAAAGAGATTTCTCTGCCCACAGGCTTTAAAGATGAGCATGGAAGAGCCATAATAGCCTATACTGACAATTACTTTCACAGTGAGTTGAATAAGGCAGTGAGAGAGAATGGGATATCTCGAACTCATTACATGGCCAGTTTCCAGTTCAAAGCCTTTCATTATTACTTGACAAGAGCTTTACAACTCTTACGAGAGAGGTGTGATGTGATGTACAATATGACGGTGTACAGGGGGGTTTCTGTCAGTTTTAAGCACACGGGATCAGGTCACATTAGGTTTGGATACTTTGCCTCTTCGTCTTTTGATATAGAAGTAGCTAAGAAATTTGGCACAGCCACATTGTTCACCATCCACACGTGCTCTGGTGTTGAGATCAGGAACTTCTCACGCtttcaggaggaggaagaagtgtTAATCCCAGTCCATGAGATATTCAATGTGGCCCGAGGACAAGGGAGTAACAGCTTTGTCCTCCGGAGCACAAACCGGACCTGCAGCCATTTTAACTGCGCGTACCTGGGTG GAGAAAAGGACCAAACATGTGCTTACAACTCTG CTACCAAAAGAGGCCTGGCCTTCCCCGGTGAGCTGAGCTCTTCACTGTTTAGAGGATCCATCATCCTGGTCCACGTTGCTGCTCTGAAGCTGTTTGCTGGTTTCTAA